The proteins below come from a single Tissierella sp. MB52-C2 genomic window:
- a CDS encoding MATE family efflux transporter, whose product MNIKTKKYLIDTFKVAIPSIIEHVANVIVGFADTIMVATLGTVATAAVGINSTITWLVMAFSTLFAVGTTVQVAQSIGANNYKRAERAAINGLSSGLILFSSLFILLFTLSGYIPKFLGADVEILQGAVTYLRIWTLAIIPMLLGRVASSILRGIGNTKIPMVVAFFVNILNIIGNFFLIYKTRLINIPLTNINIKIWGAGLGVTGAAISTSLSNALGGFIMIYLLFNGSQVIKLELKDLFKFEKVLQKHIFKTGAPATGQDLVTNFGQVLYQKMVASLGTIQIAAHHLATTAESISYMPASGFSVAATTLVAQSLGAGKKEDAEGLGRVCFLLSLLAGTFSGIMLYVFPRQLMSLFSGDLAVIEEGIGALRIIAFIQPVFSATIVLTGVLRGAGDTKIPLYAAIGGMWFVRLISAYIFINIFHLGLKGAWLGMLMDLGSRFLIVFYRYNKKDWLNAEVVVDD is encoded by the coding sequence ATGAATATAAAGACTAAAAAGTATTTAATAGATACATTTAAAGTTGCAATCCCGAGTATTATCGAACATGTGGCCAATGTTATAGTAGGATTTGCAGATACTATCATGGTAGCTACTTTAGGTACTGTTGCCACTGCTGCTGTAGGTATTAACTCTACAATAACTTGGCTTGTTATGGCGTTTTCCACTTTGTTTGCTGTAGGTACTACTGTACAAGTTGCTCAGAGTATTGGTGCTAATAATTATAAACGGGCTGAAAGAGCAGCCATTAACGGGTTATCCAGTGGCCTAATTTTATTTTCCTCTCTTTTTATACTGCTATTTACCCTGTCAGGTTATATACCTAAGTTTCTTGGAGCTGATGTTGAAATTCTTCAGGGTGCAGTTACCTATTTGAGAATTTGGACTCTGGCAATTATTCCAATGTTATTAGGTAGAGTTGCATCTAGTATATTAAGAGGAATTGGAAATACAAAGATTCCTATGGTAGTTGCATTCTTTGTAAATATCTTAAATATAATTGGAAACTTTTTTCTTATTTATAAAACAAGATTAATAAATATCCCTCTAACAAATATTAATATTAAAATATGGGGTGCTGGTCTTGGAGTTACTGGAGCTGCCATATCCACATCACTATCTAATGCTCTAGGTGGATTTATTATGATTTATTTGTTATTTAATGGTTCTCAAGTGATTAAACTAGAATTAAAAGACTTATTTAAGTTTGAGAAAGTATTGCAAAAACATATATTTAAAACTGGAGCTCCTGCTACTGGCCAAGACTTAGTTACTAATTTCGGACAAGTTCTATATCAAAAAATGGTAGCTAGCCTAGGCACAATACAAATTGCTGCTCACCACTTAGCTACAACAGCTGAATCCATATCCTATATGCCCGCATCCGGATTTTCAGTAGCAGCAACTACATTAGTTGCCCAGTCTTTAGGAGCAGGAAAGAAAGAAGATGCAGAAGGACTTGGTAGAGTTTGCTTTTTATTATCTCTCTTAGCTGGTACATTTAGTGGAATTATGTTATATGTCTTTCCGAGACAATTAATGTCCTTATTTTCCGGAGACTTGGCAGTAATAGAAGAAGGAATTGGAGCCCTTAGAATAATTGCCTTTATACAGCCTGTATTCAGTGCTACAATAGTTCTTACAGGAGTCTTAAGAGGTGCTGGAGATACAAAGATTCCCCTATATGCTGCAATAGGCGGTATGTGGTTTGTTAGACTTATTTCTGCTTATATCTTTATTAATATATTTCATTTAGGGTTAAAGGGAGCTTGGCTAGGAATGTTAATGGATTTAGGCTCAAGATTTTTAATTGTATTCTATAGATATAATAAAAAAGATTGGCTAAATGCAGAAGTAGTGGTAGATGATTAA
- a CDS encoding glycosyltransferase family 4 protein — MKILHVIAQLPSRTGSGVYYSNMIEAFKKYNYEQKSIFGYQDEYLWEILDDKDQYPVVFKSEEISFPIAGMSDVMPYENTLYSSMTEDMMDIWKNAFRKRLEKAKEEFNPDIIFSHHLWILTSLVSEVFPDTKIIGLCHNTDLRQAKMNPHIKDKYVNRIHELDCIFSASEQQKDEIVKTYGINRDKIIAVGGGFDQNIFYPPKEKSYTDKTRLVFCAKIDPSKGIYELIEVYKSLDLEDLTLDIIGSPDDENKRKIEEYIKNDSSIKVYNVKDQVALGNELREKDIFLMPSYYEGLGLMAIESLACGLYVVTTEIEALMTLLGEEIKESGIIKYVPLPRIYDIDKPVKEDLPEFKENLKKDILCQIEKVREKRELHKEVKDKIRSFSWEGLVDNMNDIISSMM; from the coding sequence ATGAAAATACTACATGTTATAGCACAGTTACCATCAAGGACAGGTTCAGGAGTATATTACTCTAATATGATAGAAGCATTTAAAAAATATAACTATGAACAAAAATCTATTTTTGGATATCAAGATGAATATTTATGGGAGATTTTAGATGACAAGGATCAATATCCTGTGGTTTTTAAAAGTGAAGAAATATCATTTCCCATAGCTGGAATGAGTGATGTTATGCCCTATGAAAACACTTTATATTCATCTATGACTGAAGATATGATGGATATTTGGAAAAATGCCTTTAGAAAGAGATTAGAAAAAGCAAAAGAAGAATTTAATCCAGATATTATATTTTCACATCATCTATGGATTCTGACATCTTTAGTTAGTGAAGTATTTCCAGATACAAAGATCATTGGATTGTGTCACAATACAGATTTGAGACAAGCTAAAATGAATCCTCATATTAAGGACAAGTATGTAAATAGAATACATGAGTTAGACTGTATATTTTCAGCTTCTGAACAGCAAAAAGATGAAATAGTAAAAACATATGGTATTAACAGAGACAAGATAATTGCCGTAGGAGGAGGATTTGATCAAAATATTTTCTATCCTCCAAAAGAAAAGTCTTATACTGATAAAACCAGATTAGTATTCTGTGCAAAAATAGACCCATCTAAAGGGATTTATGAACTTATAGAGGTTTACAAATCTTTAGATCTAGAGGATTTGACTTTAGATATTATAGGAAGTCCTGATGATGAAAATAAGAGAAAGATAGAAGAATATATTAAAAATGATAGTAGTATAAAAGTATATAATGTAAAAGACCAAGTGGCTTTAGGGAATGAATTAAGAGAGAAAGACATATTCCTAATGCCTTCTTATTATGAGGGTTTAGGTCTTATGGCCATAGAAAGTTTAGCCTGTGGGTTATATGTAGTTACTACAGAAATAGAGGCTCTAATGACACTTTTAGGAGAAGAAATAAAGGAGTCAGGTATAATTAAATATGTTCCATTGCCTAGAATATATGATATAGATAAACCTGTTAAAGAGGACTTACCAGAGTTTAAAGAAAATCTGAAAAAAGATATATTATGCCAAATTGAAAAGGTAAGAGAAAAAAGGGAGTTACATAAAGAGGTGAAAGATAAAATAAGATCTTTTTCTTGGGAAGGATTAGTTGATAATATGAACGATATTATAAGTTCTATGATGTAA
- the truA gene encoding tRNA pseudouridine(38-40) synthase TruA, with protein MRNIKMNLQFDGSRYQGWQRLGDNNNTIQGKLETLLQKMTEEEINIIGCSRTDKGVHAKALICNFFTNSCMTIEEMEEYINRYLPDDIVAYDFWEMDERFHSRYNALSKLYTYTIDNGKYQNVFKRKFTSHIPEALDLSLMEEAAKVLIGTFDFAAFTTMKSKKKSTTRTIIDINIIKENNYIYINFKGDGFLHNMIRIITGTLIRVGKGEISPKDVQFILGSKDRSIAGPMIESKGLCLMEVKY; from the coding sequence ATGAGAAATATAAAGATGAATTTACAATTTGACGGCAGTAGATACCAGGGCTGGCAAAGATTAGGGGATAATAATAATACTATTCAAGGAAAATTAGAAACCTTGCTTCAAAAAATGACTGAAGAAGAAATAAATATAATAGGATGTTCAAGAACTGACAAAGGAGTTCATGCTAAGGCTTTAATTTGCAACTTCTTTACTAATTCCTGTATGACCATAGAGGAAATGGAAGAATATATTAATCGTTACTTGCCGGATGATATTGTGGCCTATGACTTTTGGGAAATGGACGAGAGATTTCATTCAAGATATAATGCATTATCTAAGCTATATACCTATACCATAGATAATGGCAAATATCAAAATGTATTTAAAAGAAAATTTACTTCTCATATACCAGAAGCCTTAGATCTATCCTTAATGGAAGAGGCTGCAAAGGTCTTAATAGGTACTTTTGATTTTGCTGCCTTTACTACAATGAAATCAAAAAAGAAAAGCACCACAAGAACTATAATTGATATAAATATAATTAAGGAGAATAATTATATTTATATCAACTTCAAAGGTGATGGTTTTCTCCACAATATGATTAGAATAATTACTGGAACTTTAATTAGAGTAGGAAAAGGAGAAATTAGTCCTAAGGATGTACAATTTATCCTTGGATCTAAGGACCGCAGTATAGCTGGTCCTATGATCGAATCTAAGGGCCTTTGCTTAATGGAGGTTAAGTATTAG
- a CDS encoding prolyl oligopeptidase family serine peptidase, with protein MINYLKSDNIIENKIKIGEIPAILFRPREESGPIPTIIFYHGWSSNKEMQRMRGFILASVGYQVIIPDAIYHGERNPINNYGGENATKYFWDIIFRNMEESKNIIDEIISKYNGDPDRIGVTGNSMGGITAAGVFTHNPKLKALVVLNGSCGWQEFNKSFKESLGENIDTRKLEEKVSRTDPMNNLDLLIDRPIMLLHGDSDTLVPIESQELFYEKLKPLYNRKEKLKIMKYSKLNHFVTTNMMEDSIAWFYKYLLN; from the coding sequence ATGATTAATTACTTAAAATCTGACAATATAATTGAGAACAAGATTAAAATAGGAGAAATTCCAGCTATTTTATTTAGACCAAGGGAAGAAAGTGGACCAATTCCAACAATAATTTTTTACCATGGTTGGAGTTCAAATAAGGAAATGCAAAGGATGAGAGGGTTTATATTAGCCTCTGTAGGTTATCAAGTAATAATTCCAGATGCAATATATCATGGAGAGAGAAATCCTATAAATAACTATGGGGGAGAAAATGCTACAAAGTACTTCTGGGACATAATATTTAGAAATATGGAAGAATCCAAGAATATAATAGATGAAATAATATCAAAATATAATGGAGATCCAGATAGAATAGGAGTGACAGGAAATTCCATGGGTGGTATTACAGCAGCAGGAGTATTTACTCATAATCCTAAACTAAAAGCCTTAGTTGTCCTCAATGGTTCCTGTGGTTGGCAAGAGTTTAATAAAAGTTTTAAAGAGTCTCTAGGAGAAAATATTGATACAAGGAAATTAGAAGAAAAAGTAAGTAGAACAGATCCAATGAATAATTTAGACTTACTAATAGATAGACCTATTATGTTATTACATGGAGATAGTGATACCTTAGTTCCCATAGAAAGCCAAGAATTGTTTTATGAAAAGCTAAAGCCACTATATAATCGTAAAGAGAAATTAAAGATTATGAAATACTCAAAGCTAAATCATTTCGTAACAACTAATATGATGGAAGATAGTATAGCTTGGTTCTATAAATATCTATTAAACTAG
- a CDS encoding M20 family metallopeptidase → MYENPEIGLQEYKSSKAHKDILKKYGFSIEENFLGFETAFKAIYKGEKPGPTIAYLVEYDALPNIGHGCGHNLLGTTTTGAGIILRNVVDEIGGNVYVLGAPAEESFGVKVDMANNGVFNDIDIAMISHPNSRHQLSGTTSELVPLRFTFKGKSAHAASSPEKGINALDACIMLFNSINALREHILDSSRIHGVITNGGTAANIVPDLAIADFYLRTPVLGYMRELKEKVINCGKAAALATGAELEISIYEKIYKGMVTNKILSNIYSKHLKNIGVENILEGEISHGSSDMGDVSQVCPSIHPSFAILESHKDIASHTVEFGKATLTDIAYKGMEETLYALVATAVDVIINEDILNKIKEEFNLTFKNK, encoded by the coding sequence ATATATGAAAATCCAGAAATAGGACTACAAGAATATAAATCTTCTAAAGCACATAAAGATATACTTAAAAAATATGGATTTTCCATTGAAGAAAATTTTCTAGGATTTGAGACAGCATTTAAAGCTATATATAAAGGTGAAAAGCCTGGCCCTACTATTGCTTACTTAGTAGAATACGATGCTTTGCCAAATATAGGACATGGTTGTGGACACAATTTATTGGGAACTACTACTACAGGAGCTGGTATTATACTCAGAAATGTTGTAGATGAAATTGGTGGAAATGTATATGTATTAGGAGCTCCTGCAGAAGAAAGTTTTGGTGTAAAGGTGGATATGGCTAATAATGGAGTTTTTAATGACATAGATATAGCTATGATATCTCATCCAAATTCAAGACATCAATTAAGTGGAACCACATCAGAATTAGTCCCCTTAAGATTTACCTTCAAAGGCAAATCTGCCCATGCTGCCAGTTCGCCAGAAAAGGGAATCAATGCTTTAGATGCTTGTATAATGTTATTTAATTCCATAAATGCTCTTAGAGAACATATTCTAGATTCATCTAGAATTCATGGGGTCATTACAAATGGAGGTACAGCAGCAAATATAGTTCCAGATTTAGCCATAGCAGACTTTTATCTAAGAACTCCAGTATTGGGATATATGAGAGAATTAAAAGAAAAGGTTATAAATTGCGGAAAAGCTGCCGCACTTGCAACAGGAGCAGAATTAGAAATATCCATATATGAAAAGATTTATAAAGGCATGGTTACTAACAAAATTTTATCTAACATATATAGCAAACATTTAAAAAATATAGGAGTAGAAAATATATTAGAGGGAGAAATAAGTCATGGCTCCTCCGATATGGGTGATGTAAGTCAAGTTTGTCCATCTATACATCCTAGTTTTGCCATATTAGAAAGCCATAAGGATATAGCGTCACATACAGTTGAGTTTGGCAAAGCCACCCTTACTGATATAGCATATAAAGGAATGGAAGAAACCTTATACGCCCTAGTGGCGACAGCAGTTGACGTAATAATAAACGAAGATATACTTAATAAAATAAAAGAAGAGTTTAATTTGACCTTTAAAAATAAATAA
- a CDS encoding transporter substrate-binding domain-containing protein, translating into MKKKISLLLVLVMLSSILLAACKKDGANEQVDNLLNNTETEIESYSLDGIKNKGKLIMGTSADYPPFEFHIMVDGKDTIVGFDIEMGKYIADKLGVELEIRDMEFNNLLGGLSTGMLDIVIAGMVNEPDREANFTKPYDSDGVHKILIRKSDQNRFQSEADFNGATLGAQTGSLQKDIAKGIEGATVKELPALNTLIMELKTEKVDGVVMSVEAAELYKETNEDIVIIEKVDLTHGDGGPSIALKTGNDELTEYINEIIDELIELNLIEKWKAEAKELSDQEVKGN; encoded by the coding sequence ATGAAAAAGAAGATTAGTTTATTATTAGTATTGGTTATGTTGTCTAGTATTCTCCTAGCAGCTTGTAAAAAAGATGGAGCAAATGAACAAGTGGATAATCTATTAAACAACACAGAAACAGAAATTGAGAGTTATTCTTTAGATGGAATAAAGAATAAAGGTAAATTAATAATGGGAACAAGTGCAGATTATCCGCCTTTTGAATTTCATATAATGGTGGATGGAAAGGATACAATAGTTGGCTTCGATATAGAAATGGGAAAATATATTGCTGATAAATTAGGTGTTGAACTAGAAATAAGAGATATGGAATTTAATAATTTACTTGGAGGCCTATCCACAGGTATGTTGGATATAGTAATAGCCGGAATGGTAAATGAGCCAGATAGAGAAGCAAATTTTACTAAACCTTACGATTCAGATGGAGTTCATAAAATATTAATTAGAAAATCAGATCAAAATAGATTCCAATCAGAAGCAGATTTTAATGGTGCAACTTTAGGAGCTCAAACAGGATCTCTACAAAAGGATATAGCGAAAGGTATTGAAGGAGCTACTGTTAAGGAACTCCCTGCTTTAAATACTCTTATTATGGAACTTAAAACAGAGAAAGTAGATGGAGTTGTAATGTCTGTAGAAGCAGCAGAATTGTATAAGGAAACTAATGAGGATATAGTCATAATAGAAAAAGTAGATCTTACTCATGGAGATGGAGGTCCAAGTATAGCACTTAAGACAGGCAATGATGAGTTAACAGAATATATAAATGAAATAATTGATGAATTAATAGAACTAAATTTAATTGAAAAATGGAAAGCAGAAGCTAAAGAATTAAGCGATCAAGAAGTTAAAGGCAATTAG
- a CDS encoding amino acid ABC transporter permease → MNNLNIIELLVKYKYYYLTGIKITLLISFLSLIIGGTLGALLSLLRLSKYKILKFISTIYIEAVRGTPMMVQIALVYFGSYVIMGVNMDGFLAALIAVSLNSAAYIAEIIRSGIQSIDKGQAEASRSLGISHKQTMRHIILPQAIKNILPALGNEFVTLIKETSVASTIGVADLMYASKIVQSNSFQPFNPLIIVAVIYFIFTFTLSQLIGLLERRLSHND, encoded by the coding sequence GTGAATAATTTGAACATTATAGAATTACTTGTAAAATATAAATATTATTATTTAACAGGGATTAAAATAACATTATTAATATCTTTTTTATCCCTTATAATAGGAGGTACTTTAGGAGCTTTATTAAGCCTCTTGAGATTATCAAAATATAAGATTTTAAAATTTATTTCCACCATATATATTGAAGCAGTTCGTGGAACACCAATGATGGTACAAATCGCCTTAGTGTATTTCGGAAGCTATGTGATTATGGGTGTAAATATGGATGGATTTTTAGCCGCACTAATAGCTGTTTCTTTAAATAGTGCTGCCTATATAGCGGAAATTATCCGATCTGGTATCCAATCTATAGATAAGGGGCAAGCAGAAGCTAGTAGAAGCTTAGGAATTTCACATAAACAAACTATGAGACATATAATATTACCGCAAGCTATAAAAAATATATTACCAGCTTTAGGAAATGAATTTGTTACCTTAATAAAAGAAACATCTGTAGCTTCAACAATTGGAGTAGCAGACTTAATGTATGCCTCAAAAATAGTTCAAAGTAATAGTTTCCAACCATTTAATCCATTAATAATAGTAGCAGTAATATACTTTATATTTACATTTACACTATCACAATTAATAGGATTACTTGAAAGGAGATTATCGCATAATGATTAA
- a CDS encoding amino acid ABC transporter ATP-binding protein has translation MIKIENLNKFFGDKHVLKNINLEIKDGEVISLIGPSGSGKSTLIRCINYLEEPTSGSIYINGKNIAKSGKEIDKIRQNIGMVFQHFHLFPHKTVLENITLAPILTGQLTKIEAEQKAVDLLKTMDLLDKKDVYPDSLSGGQKQRIAIARSLAMSPTVILFDEVTSALDPEMVGEVLNVMKELAKTGMTMVVVTHEMAFAKQVADKVIFMADGEIVEVNKAIDLFEHPQNHRTKEFLSKVLEY, from the coding sequence ATGATTAAGATAGAAAATTTAAATAAATTTTTTGGAGATAAACATGTATTAAAAAATATAAACTTAGAAATAAAAGATGGCGAAGTTATTAGTCTTATCGGTCCTTCTGGTTCAGGTAAAAGTACACTTATAAGATGTATAAATTATTTGGAAGAACCTACTTCCGGCTCCATATATATTAATGGTAAAAATATAGCGAAATCTGGGAAAGAAATCGATAAAATAAGACAGAATATAGGAATGGTATTTCAACATTTCCACCTATTTCCTCACAAAACAGTTCTCGAAAATATAACTTTAGCCCCAATCTTAACGGGACAACTAACAAAAATTGAAGCAGAACAAAAAGCCGTTGACCTCTTAAAAACTATGGATTTGTTAGATAAAAAAGATGTATATCCTGACTCCCTATCAGGTGGCCAAAAACAAAGGATAGCAATTGCTCGCTCCTTAGCCATGAGTCCAACAGTAATTCTTTTTGACGAGGTTACATCGGCTCTTGACCCTGAGATGGTCGGTGAGGTTTTAAATGTAATGAAGGAATTGGCTAAAACAGGCATGACAATGGTAGTAGTAACCCATGAGATGGCCTTTGCAAAACAAGTAGCAGATAAAGTAATATTTATGGCTGATGGGGAAATTGTAGAAGTAAATAAAGCAATAGATTTATTTGAACATCCGCAAAATCATAGGACTAAAGAATTTTTATCAAAGGTACTAGAATATTAA
- a CDS encoding prolyl oligopeptidase family serine peptidase, with translation MELSKKNKFKRIIIAIVIVAIILFLIFLSVIPHLIMKPILGKRVERPQYEPSDYGIEAEQISLKTEDGLSLAAWRTKANSSKGTIIILSGIENPSVTAFFGYAKMFADNGWDSLLIEMRARNLSEGKEIGLGYTEWHDVIAGVNYLSDDSNIADLPIIAMGTSMGGSTSIMAAGKDSRIDGVISISGFSSWEDAFTDNMRLMDVPEFFCILEKPFVRLYSGFNYGFGTTNYSPLKALKNFDNRPLLLMHSTKDSQVPYPSFERLQKQAEKYNISTSTFVREGDEHFICYEEYSDNPLQDTEFSNAILNFLNNNY, from the coding sequence ATGGAATTAAGTAAAAAAAATAAATTTAAACGTATTATTATTGCTATTGTAATTGTCGCTATTATCTTATTTTTAATCTTTTTATCAGTAATTCCCCATCTTATTATGAAGCCTATTTTAGGCAAACGAGTAGAACGTCCACAGTATGAACCCTCAGACTATGGTATTGAAGCTGAGCAGATTTCTCTTAAAACTGAAGATGGGCTTTCTCTTGCAGCATGGCGTACCAAAGCTAATAGTAGTAAAGGAACCATCATAATATTATCGGGAATAGAAAATCCCTCAGTAACAGCCTTCTTTGGATATGCAAAAATGTTTGCCGATAACGGCTGGGACTCTTTACTAATTGAAATGCGTGCCAGAAATCTTAGTGAGGGGAAAGAAATTGGCTTAGGCTATACGGAATGGCATGATGTAATTGCTGGAGTAAATTATCTATCAGATGATTCAAATATAGCTGACCTCCCTATTATTGCTATGGGAACTTCCATGGGAGGCTCTACTAGTATTATGGCAGCTGGTAAAGATTCTCGCATTGATGGAGTTATTTCTATTTCAGGTTTTTCAAGTTGGGAAGATGCCTTTACAGACAATATGCGATTAATGGATGTTCCTGAATTCTTTTGTATATTAGAAAAGCCTTTTGTAAGACTATATTCAGGCTTCAACTATGGATTTGGCACTACTAATTACTCTCCATTAAAGGCACTTAAAAACTTTGATAATAGACCTTTGTTGTTGATGCATTCCACCAAAGACTCTCAAGTTCCTTATCCTAGTTTTGAACGCCTACAAAAACAAGCTGAAAAATATAATATAAGTACTTCCACATTTGTCCGTGAAGGAGATGAACACTTCATCTGTTATGAGGAGTATTCTGATAACCCATTACAAGATACTGAATTTAGTAATGCTATTCTCAATTTCTTGAATAATAATTACTAA